The Erpetoichthys calabaricus chromosome 5, fErpCal1.3, whole genome shotgun sequence genome has a segment encoding these proteins:
- the LOC127527827 gene encoding uncharacterized protein LOC127527827 produces the protein MARSRVAPKRRQTIPRLELCAALNGAQVAKLLENELTLTINQVVLWSDSTTVLSWLQSESCRFKVFVGTRIAEIQELTDRHSWRYVDSNRNPADDITRGRMLAELSVPYRWNQGPSFLFKPESEWPVRPNITVPEVEAEQRKSVFCGSTVTSHLIPNPKEYHTWMELVEAVVQSRSDQTIPTAEDYRMSEFLIFQNSQLDSFPEEYMLLKNGKPVPATSRLLTLAPEFDTSCQLIRVGGRLRRIEEIEQSSIHPIVLDPHHPVTKLITQEYDAKLHHPGPERVFAELRRNVWILRGREAVRKFQHTCTDCRKQKAKPLIPKMADLPLARLRLQKPAFFSTGMDCFGPFQVKIGRRCEKRWGIIFKCLTTRCVHLDVLNSIDTDSFLMALRRFIARRGTPYELLSDQGTNFRGGERELTETFSTLSSELQKLLAKQKINFRFNPPGAPHFGGAWEREIRSVKQALYTTIGSQSVSEEVLKTVLIEIEGILNSKPLGYVSSNIADLDPVTPNFLLMGRPDSSLPQVVYPVNELMGRRRWRQSQVLTEQFWSSFVKYYLPSLQARQKWHKEPENLLEGMVVMLIDPQLPRALWSIGRIVRTFPSPDGHVRAVEVKVKDRLYTRPVARLIPLPDIQHQDSDINKS, from the coding sequence ATGGCCAGATCTAGAGTTGCACCAAAGCGTCGACAAACCATACCAAGACTAGAGCTATGTGCTGCATTAAATGGAGCACAGGTAGCTAAACTCTTAGAAAATGAGCTTACTTTAACAATAAACCAAgtggttctgtggtctgattccACAACGGTGTTATCCTGGCTTCAGTCTGAATCCTGCCGCTTTAAAGTATTTGTGGGAACCAGAATAGCTGAAATCCAAGAATTAACAGATCGTCATTCTTGGAGGTATGTGGACTCCAACAGGAAtccagcagatgatatcacacgGGGTCGAATGCTAGCTGAATTGTCTGTACCATACAGATGGAATCAAGGCCCATCATTCCTTTTTAAACCTGAGTCAGAATGGCCAGTAAGGCCAAATATTACGGTTCCAGAAGTTGAAGCAGAGCAACGGAAGAGTGTCTTCTGTGGTAGTACGGTGACGTCTCATCTAATTCCTAACCCTAAGGAATACCATACATGGATGGAATTAGTAGAAGCTGTAGTTCAAAGCAGGAGTGACCAAACCATTCCTACCGCTGAAGACTATCGAATGTCAGAATTTCTTATCTTTCAAAATTCACAGTTAGACAGTTTTCCTGAGGAATATATGTTGCTGAAGAATGGAAAGCCTGTTCCTGCCACCAGCCGACTTCTTACTTTAGCACCAGAGTTTGACACATCATGTCAGCTTATCCGAGTTGGAGGGCGATTGCGCCGTATTGAAGAGATTGAGCAGTCATCAATTCATCCTATTGTTTTAGACCCTCACCATCCAGTCACTAAATTAATTACTCAAGAATATGATGCCAAACTTCATCATCCAGGTCCAGAGAGAGTGTTTGCCGAATTAAGGAGAAATGTCTGGATCCTAAGAGGCAGAGAAGCAGTTCGCAAATTCCAACATACTTGCACCGATTGCCGTAAACAAAAGGCAAAGCCCCTTATCCCTAAAATGGCAGACCTACCCCTAGCAAGATTGAGGCTTCAAAAACCTGCTTTTTTCAGCACTGGCATGGACTGCTTTGGACCATTTCAGGTTAAGATAGGTAGGCGTTGTGAGAAGAGATGGGGCATTATCTTTAAGTGTCTCACTACCCGATGTGTGCATTTGGATGTTCTCAATAGTATTGACACAGATTCCTTCCTAATGGCACTCCGAAGGTTCATAGCTCGAAGGGGCACACCCTACGAGCTATTGTCTGACCAAGGCACAAATTTCCGTGGTGGAGAGAGGGAgttaacagaaacattttccaccCTTAGTTCAGAGCTTCAGAAATTGCttgcaaagcaaaaaatcaatTTCCGATTTAACCCACCAGGAGCACCACATTTTGGTGGCGCATGGGAGAGAGAAATTCGGTCCGTGAAGCAGGCCCTTTACACCACAATAGGTTCACAGTCGGTGTCTGAAGAAGTacttaaaaccgttctcattgAAATAGAAGGAATCTTGAACAGTAAGCCTCTGGGTTATGTGTCATCAAACATTGCCGACTTGGACCCAGTTACACCTAATTTCCTACTGATGGGGCGGCCTGATAGTTCTCTACCACAGGTTGTCTATCCCGTTAATGAGCTGATGGGGCGGCGGAGATGGAGACAGAGTCAAGTGCTTACTGAACAATTCTGGTCAAGTTTTGTTAAATACTATCTACCCAGTTTACAGGCCAGACAGAAGTGGCATAAGGAGCCTGAAAACCTACTAGAAGGGATGGTAGTCATGCTCATTGATCCTCAGCTTCCTCGAGCACTTTGGTCAATAGGCCGAATTGTTAGAACCTTCCCCAGCCCAGATGGTCATGTAAGAGCTGTAGAGGTGAAGGTGAAGGATAGACTCTATACTAGGCCTGTTGCTCGTCTTATTCCCCTTCCAGACATTCAACATCAGGACTCTGATATTAATAAATCAtaa